One segment of Macrobrachium rosenbergii isolate ZJJX-2024 chromosome 25, ASM4041242v1, whole genome shotgun sequence DNA contains the following:
- the LOC136852475 gene encoding gastrula zinc finger protein xFG20-1-like: MSCKSEAEAANVSRHAPSVCTPPDVSRDDPPILVENSEVISLENNCHSVVDNHKYSSRSCSEGDCKAESNEDSKVKETSKTQYYNHSCFLCKTPFVGGLKVVHLVLNKPMQWSTLDPVSLLKCFGMQVPSLGKSECSKFSPVDVCGLCYIAVSDCDFLYPHIHSFISKILDLWPEKLKGFKMLCLNISFPDNSSSCFKRVPVESGCSLTPLITRKCKSKQHVYRKKNNLSQVELTFTYPDSPFLHSELSDEVSKISVGEGSGYKVKECSERPKLHELFTCGFCGMPFSSELEWSSHCTSIHKIRETWLSYDRQMVLKGNIMNEICQTSTHAGKSKCRKHADNVSSAESCKCHACDSDFDSKVELMEHLHGIHDIIVESFVFDENHGKKDDQQTNCEADLSELESKDGISEDVVACTEEEVTPEDSIAKKSDCENSVLRTELQHNSECLETVNLKTQDSKSNVRKVYAPHWRCRICGMMFSSQNVLTKHKQQSHPDSARIIKRKILSDSSLESDEEVPLQNKDASVASRKRKLVKTSSQLVNDDLGYCVVLKGDGQGGVTDHRVKLGEDSLQSNMDVGAVEDYKSGKRSVKDIVTCGMCGEEFGNHTLIAEHSCPGYENVRKSKSNEVVLLECKVCGRRLQGVNSMRTHMARSHGYPFKKRDRKYQCKVCTFKTQVRSHFAQHMREKHKSDVEPPVKCPKCEKNYSAQYIARHIAIIHGSSDNKKYSCKFCTMKYHDLNYLKRHIYFDHANTKWKCQICELEFDKYHRLQQHRVNAHGTEVHKCTDCGKEFKRKGDLTTHIKRSHVTKVPSVCTFCSKAYAEPTNLRIHLMKKHGVAWEDTLSKRYARHQQESRCLRRRDSKDPKPTQRSRKQNKCLQNKQKQNRKQRMLDHKTSEGNSMQSEHQNLGSIQHFSQGGSIVETHESIDICDVQEPQYDVEIIVGMDNLTQVEEITNTGTDSFIVIEDPN, from the exons ATGTCTTGCAAATCTGAAGCTGAGGCAGCTAATGTTTCTCGCCATGCACCTTCAGTATGCACACCTCCAG ATGTGTCCAGGGACGATCCACCCATACTTGTTGAAAATTCAGAAGTcatttcattagaaaataattgCCATTCAGTGGTTGACAATCATAAGTATAGTTCAAGGAGCTGCAGTGAAGGTGACTGTAAAGCAGAAAGTAATGAGGACAGTAAAGTTAAGGAAACTTCTAAAACACAATATTACAATCATTCTTGCTTCCTGTGCAAAACACCATTTGTGGGTGGTTTAAAGGTGGTGCATCTTGTCCTGAATAAACCTATGCAGTGGAGTACTCTAGACCCTGTTTCTCTCTTGAAGTGCTTTGGAATGCAAGTTCCTTCTTTAGGAAAATCAGAGTGCTCTAAATTTTCCCCAGTGGATGTCTGTGGCTTATGTTATATTGCTGTATCAGATTGTGATTTCCTGTATCCTCATATTCactctttcatttccaaaatactAGATTTGTGGCCAGAAAAGTTGAAAGGTTTTAAAATGTTGTGCCTTAATATATCATTTCCTGATAATAGCAGCAGCTGTTTCAAAAGAGTACCTGTAGAGAGTGGCTGTAGTTTAACACCCTTAATTACAAggaaatgcaaaagtaaacaacatgtttataggaaaaaaaataatttatcccAAGTAGAACTTACATTTACTTACCCTGATAGCCCATTTTTACATTCAGAATTGTCAGATGAAGTGAGTAAAATCAGTGTTGGTGAAGGTAGCGGATATAAAGTTAAGGAATGCAGTGAGAGGCCAAAATTACATGAGTTGTTTACCTGTGGATTTTGTGGGATGCCATTTAGCAGTGAACTCGAATGGAGTAGCCATTGTACAAGTATTCATAAAATAAGAGAGACGTGGCTGTCCTATGATAGACAGAtggttttaaaaggaaatatcatGAATGAAATTTGTCAAACAAGTACACATGCTGGTAAATCAAAGTGCAGGAAACATGCGGATAACGTTTCATCAGCAGAGAGCTGTAAGTGTCATGCTTGTGACAGTGATTTCGACAGTAAGGTAGAACTCATGGAACATCTCCATGGTATTCATGATATCATTGTAGAAAGCTTTGTTTTTGATGAAAACCATGGGAAAAAAGATGATCAGCAAACAAATTGTGAGGCAGATTTGAGTGAGTTAGAAAGTAAAGATGGGATATCAGAAGATGTGGTTGCCTGTACTGAAGAGGAAGTCACCCCAGAGGACAGTATTGCTAAGAAGAGTGATTGTGAAAATTCTGTTTTGAGAACAGAATTACAACACAATTCTGAATGTCTTGAAACTGTAAACTTAAAAACACAGGACAGTAAAAGCAATGTAAGAAAGGTTTATGCACCTCACTGGCGTTGTCGAATATGTGGGATGATGTTTTCCAGTCAGAATGTTTTGACAAAGCATAAACAGCAGTCTCATCCTGATTCTGCCAGAATTATAAAACGTAAAATTCTTAGTGACTCTAGTCTGGAATCAGATGAAGAAGTACCCTTGCAGAATAAAGATGCATCTGTTGCCTCAAGAAAACGAAAACTTGTTAAAACATCCAGTCAGCTGGTAAATGATGATTTAGGCTACTGTGTAGTTTTGAAGGGTGATGGACAGGGTGGTGTTACTGACCATCGTGTGAAGTTAGGTGAAGACTCTCTTCAGAGCAACATGGATGTAGGAGCTGTTGAAGATTATAAATCAGGGAAGAGATCTGTAAAAGATATAGTTACATGTGGAATGTGTGGAGAAGAATTTGGAAATCACACTTTAATTGCTGAACACAGCTGCCCAGGTTATGAAAATGttaggaaaagtaaaagtaatgaagtTGTTCTTCTTGAGTGTAAAGTATGTGGCAGACGATTGCAAGGAGTCAATTCCATGCGAACTCATATGGCTAGATCACATGGATACCCTTTCAAAAAGAGAGACCGTAAGTACCAGTGTAAGGTTTGTACATTTAAGACACAAGTGAGAAGTCATTTTGCTCAACACATGAGAGAGAAGCATAAAAGTGATGTTGAGCCTCCTGTGAAGTGTCCCAAGTGTGAGAAGAATTACAGTGCTCAGTATATTGCCCGACATATAGCCATAATACATGGGTCTTCAGACAATAAGAAATATTCCTGCAAGTTCTGTACCATGAAGTATCATGACCTCAACTATTTAAAACGCCACATCTATTTTGATCATGCCAACACTAAATGGAAGTGTCAGATATGTGAATTAGAATTTGATAAGTATCATCGTTTACAGCAACATAGGGTTAACGCTCATGGAACTGAAGTTCACAAGTGCACAGACTGTGGGAAGGAGTTTAAACGAAAAGGAGATTTAACTACTCATATCAAACGAAGTCATGTGACAAAGGTTCCCTCTGTTTGCACTTTCTGTTCCAAGGCTTATGCTGAACCCACAAATTTAAGGATTCATTTAATGAAGAAACATGGTGTGGCTTGGGAGGATACTCTTTCAAAGCGGTATGCTCGGCACCAACAAGAGAGTCGTTGTCTTCGCCGCCGAGATTCCAAAGACCCCAAGCCAACTCAGAGGAGCAGGAAACAGAACAAATGCttgcaaaataagcaaaaacagaATCGTAAGCAGCGGATGCTAGATCATAAAACTTCTGAAGGCAATAGCATGCAGTCTGAACATCAAAATTTGGGTTCTATTCAACATTTCTCCCAGGGAGGGAGCATTGTTGAAACTCATGAAAGCATTGATATATGTGATGTTCAAGAACCTCAATATGATGTTGAGATTATTGTAGGAATGGACAACTTGACTCAGGTAGAAGAAATCACAAATACTGGAACAGATAGTTTCATTGTAATTGAGGATCCTAATTGA